A genomic stretch from Chitinophaga agri includes:
- the yajC gene encoding preprotein translocase subunit YajC encodes MLNVLLMAGGGAGAQGGAGFQFIFIGGMILVMWLFMIRPQTKKAKLQKDFIGGLREGDKIVTIAGIHGKVKKINDNNTLQIEVSPGTYFTVERSAISMEYTQAQQKAAETAAK; translated from the coding sequence ATGCTGAACGTTCTACTGATGGCGGGTGGTGGAGCAGGTGCTCAAGGCGGCGCTGGCTTCCAGTTCATATTTATCGGGGGTATGATCCTGGTAATGTGGTTATTCATGATCCGTCCTCAGACCAAGAAAGCAAAATTGCAGAAAGACTTCATCGGCGGTCTGCGTGAAGGCGATAAAATCGTTACCATCGCAGGTATCCACGGTAAAGTGAAAAAGATCAATGATAACAATACCCTGCAGATCGAAGTTAGTCCTGGTACCTACTTCACTGTTGAGCGCTCTGCTATCAGTATGGAATATACCCAGGCACAGCAGAAAGCAGCTGAAACTGCAGCAAAATAA
- the coaE gene encoding dephospho-CoA kinase (Dephospho-CoA kinase (CoaE) performs the final step in coenzyme A biosynthesis.), whose protein sequence is MLKIGITGGIGSGKSTVAKIFALLGVPVYYADDAAKTIMQTDKLLIEQVKKHFGAQIYDANNVLDRAALGKIVFNDKDKLELLNSLVHPATIRHSDEWADQQTAPYVIKEAALLFESGSFQYLDKCIGVYAPQPLRIHRVMKRDNIGRADVLARMHKQIDDNIKMKLCDYIIRNDDQEMVIPQVLALHQQLLTLAAS, encoded by the coding sequence ATGTTAAAAATTGGTATCACAGGCGGTATAGGCTCAGGAAAAAGTACGGTTGCAAAGATCTTCGCACTACTCGGCGTGCCGGTGTATTATGCTGATGATGCAGCAAAAACGATCATGCAAACTGATAAGCTGCTGATTGAACAGGTGAAAAAGCATTTCGGTGCACAGATCTATGACGCAAACAATGTACTGGACCGCGCCGCATTGGGTAAGATCGTTTTTAACGATAAAGACAAGCTGGAGTTACTGAACTCCCTCGTCCACCCTGCCACCATCCGACATAGCGACGAATGGGCAGATCAGCAAACAGCCCCCTACGTCATCAAAGAAGCGGCCCTGCTCTTTGAATCCGGGTCTTTTCAGTACCTCGATAAATGTATCGGCGTATACGCCCCCCAGCCGCTACGCATCCACCGCGTCATGAAACGCGACAATATAGGCCGCGCCGATGTACTGGCCCGCATGCACAAACAGATTGACGACAATATCAAAATGAAGCTGTGCGATTATATTATCCGCAATGATGATCAGGAAATGGTTATCCCACAGGTACTCGCATTGCATCAGCAGCTGCTTACACTCGCAGCCTCCTAA